From the Nodularia sphaerocarpa UHCC 0038 genome, the window ACATCATTAAATTCCTTTTGGAGATTACATAAATTGCCTGTGTGGTTTCGGCGATTTATTAAAGATAGTTTATTTGGTGCAGCGCAAAAATTACTTGATGGTTTGGTAGTTCAAGATGTCGAGATGATAGAGGAAGAACAGCAGGCGTATTTGCAAAATCCCCAAAGGCGCAATTATGAGTTAAATCGGGCGTTGGTGAGTGTGCAGCGTTTGATGCGGAATCAGACAGAACAGGGGTAATTACTCATGAAATTATGGAAGCGTTACACATATCTTGCACCAGGCGACTGGAAGTCACGGCTATACAAACAAAGTCCGCCTGCGCGGACTAACAGAAAATTAAGGTTTTCAACCCGCGTAGGCGGGTTTCGCCTGTGTAGCCGTGATTTCTAATCGCCAGGGCTATGTGCAAGATGTGAGGTTACATTACAGCTAACGGCAAAATTCCTTTCGCAGAATGGCTGGATGGGCTGCGAGATAGGAGAGCTAAAGCTAAAATTAAGGAGAGGCTGAAACGAGTTAGTCTTGGCAATCTGGGAGATTATAAGTCAGTAGGAGAGGGTGTTTTTAAACTCAGGATTTCAAATATACAGTTTGCTAGGATTATTAGATGCTTTAGCATTTAAACTAGAGGTCAGAGAAAAATCATGAGGCTGAAGGTTCATCTCTATAAACTATTTACTGATAAGCAAACATTTAAATTACCTCAAAATCAGGAGTATTCATGATGACAATAACTCCAAGTATTGAACAAATCAAAACTATGATTTTTCAGCTACCAGTTGAAGAACTTATAACACTGATGTCAGAAATTGAAGAAAGACTCGAAACTGTGAAAATGATGCAACTGGCAGAAACTGGATTTCAGGAATGGAACGACCCAGAAGAAGATATTTACAATGACTAAGCCTAAAACATTAGAAATCTGGCTAGTCCGGTTTCCTTTTAGTGATTTAACTTCTACAAAGCTGAGACCAGCCCTTGTGTTGGCTGAACATCGAGAAGAATTAATTATATTAGGTATTTTTTCCAAAATTCCTGTGGGTAAACTACGAGAAACTTGGGTTTTGATTCCAGATACACATCCTGCTTTTTCCCAAACAGGGCTGAAAAAAATATCTTTAATTAGGGCTGATAAAATTGCCACGGTCAATGAATCTGTATTTCAAAGGCAGTTAGGAAGCTTACCATCAGATATGTTTACTTTGGTACAGACAGCATTAAAATGCGCTCTTAACATTACTTAGATACTGCGATGGTTCCTGGACTTGTAACTGGTATTGAGAATCGGGGTGAATGTGAAATAAATTTTGTATATGTAAGCGAAAAAGCCGAAAACTAACGTATTAAACCAGCACGTTGAAAGATAGTATGGGGAGTAATTTCTAATTCTGGTAATATTTCATGACTAATGATTTGATTATCTCGAAAGGTGAGAGGAAGAGAAGATGCTGTAAACAGAGTGATAGTTTGAGATATTGTATCTACTATCCACACTAGAGAAATCCCAGCTTGAAGATAATAAGTAGCCTTTTCGATCATGTCTCCAAAAGTTTGACCAGGAGAAATAATTTCGATAACTAATTCTGGTATAACAGGACAAGCTTCATCTTCAAGCCAGTCAGCAGGAAGACGGTTATAGGAAATGTAGGTTAAATCAGGGACGGGTATCCAACTTTCTTGATTTCTTGTTAATTTTATCCCCCATTCCACGACAACGCGGCCTTTTTCTTGCGCCCATGTGGATAATAGGATAAATAATGCTCCTGTGGTTGCGCCATGAAAAAATTTAGGAGACATTTGCTCATTTTTATATTTCGGTACAGCTTCACCGTCAACAAACTCATAAGCAAGTTCACTTTCGGGAAGTGCAAGAAATTCTTCGAGAGTGAGTTTGGTTTTTAGTTGAGTCATGGTTAGTTTTGGTGGGTTCAATATTCCCGACTTCTATGATAACTAAAGTTGGGTTTAGACCCGGATTTCTCATGGTTTCCATCCCCGTTAGGGGAAGAGGTTATGGAAAGGAAATTCACGCGAAACTGCTGAGGACTTCGATTATGATCGGTTTCCATCCCCGTTAGGGGAAGAGGTTATGGAAAGGTTGCTTGGTCTCTGTTTAAGCCCTCCTTGTACCTGTTTCCATCCCCGTTAGGGGAAGAGGTTATGGAAAGGCTGCAAAGTCTGCTGCTTCCTGTATCTGGAAGTGCAACAGTAAGTTTCCATCCCCGTTAAGGGAAGAGGTTATGGAAAGGGAAGACCCTTTCGTTTCATTGCTCGGAACAGTTGCGGTTTCCATCCCCGTTAGGGGAAGAGGTTATGGAAAGTTATTATCTGATATAGCGCGTGCCAAACGCATTATGGTTTCCATCCCCGTTAGGGGAAGAGGTTATGGAAAGGGAACTGAAGGGTTTGAAGAAGGCGATTGGGTCTTTATGTTTCCATCCCCGTTAGGGGAAGAGGTTATGGAAAGGAAATATTACAGTTTCTATAATATTGGCGTTAAAGGTTTCCATCCCCGTTAGGGGAAGAGGTTATGGAAAGGCACCTGGGTGAAAATGAAAGTTATTGAGATGGAGTTTCCATCCCCGTTAGGGGAAGAGGTTATGGAAAGCCGAAGACTGGGGCGCAAGTTTCAATCCTTCTCTGACGTTTCCATCCCCGTTAGGGGAAGAGGTTATGGAAAGCGAAATCGCTAACCAAGCAATTGCAACTGGTGGAAACGCGTTTCCATCCCCGTGAGGGGAAGAGGTTATGGAAAGGAGGTTATTTCCTGATTCGGCATCATGCTGAACAGTTTCCATCCCCGTGAGGGGAAGAGGTTATGGAAATTCTTAGAATATGCTAAGTTCTTCATTAACCAATTGTTTCCATCCCCGTTAGGGGAAGAGGTTATGGAAACCTCTTGGAAGTTTTGGTGATGTAGCGGCTTGGAGTCTTTACGTTTCCATCCCCGTTAGGGGAAGAGGTTATGGAAAGGTTCACTTCTGGAAGGCTTGCTAGGAAGGAGTTTCAACCCCTCTAATCGACACCAGTTTTTGCAGTGTCAATAACTCCTAAAAAATTCTCAATAGCTCGTGAACTTTAGAGGCTGGAAAGCTTACTGTGTAAGCAATCGACACCAGTTAACGAAATTATGCGGTTTTCAAGGTTCGGGGGAGTGGTGTCGATGAGTTTTAACTCACCTCATAAAATGTAAAATATATGACCTGAAATTGTCAAGAAATTATAGCAATTTCTATTCAGTTGAGGTACAAGCAGTAATAATTAAACGCAGATGGACGCAGATAAACGCGGATAGTTTTGTACTTTATTTTTCTTCCTACCTTTGCGCCTACCCTACGGGAACGTTTTCAACGAATGCGCCTTGGCGTGAGACAAATTCCTCACCCTTCTGCGTCAGACAAGGCAAAATAAAGATAGTATGAGTGCCAAACCTCCATGAGTTATTGCCTAAATTCCCATTGTCTCCAGCCAGAAAATGCTGCTGATGTCAAGTTTTGCTTGAGTTGTGGTTCCAAGTTACTGCTTAAAGACCGCTACCGCGCCATTAAACCTATCGGACAAGGTGGTTTTGGTAAAACCTTCTTAGCTGTGGATGAGGATAAACCTTCTAAACCGTCCTGCGTGATTAAGCAATTTTACCCCCAAGCCCAAGGTACTAACAATGTGCAGAAGGCTGTGGAGTTATTTACTCTAGAAGCGGTACAGTTAGATGATTTGGGACAACATCCCCAAATTCCCGCACTTCTGGCGTATTTTACCCAAGATGACAGACAGTATCTGGTACAAGAATTTATCGATGGGCAAAATTTAGCTCAGGAATTGGCGCAAAAGGGCGCTTTTAGTGAATCGCAGATATGGCAATTACTTAAAGATTTATTGCCAGTTTTACAATTTTGCCATTCTAGAGGTGTGATTCACCGCGATATTAAGCCGGAAAATATTTTACGAGACAGCCATGCTAAATTAGTCTTGGTGGATTTTGGTGCTTCTAAATCTGCTACTGGTACGGCTTTAAATCAAACAGGTACGAGTATTGGTACTCCTGAATATGTCGCCCCGGAACAAATGAGAGGGAGAGCGATTTTTGCCAGCGATATCTACAGTTTAGGTGCTACTTGTATTCATCTTTTAACTGCGCGATCGCCTTTTGATTCCTATGATATTAATAATGATACTTGGATTTGGCAGCAACTCCTGCAAACTCCCCTCAGTCCTAAGTTAAATCGCATCCTGGAAAAGATGCTAGTCAGTATCCCCAAGCGGCGTTATCAAACAGCAGATGAAGTTCTCAAAGATTTAAATCAGTCGCCAGTAGTCGCTACTCCAGCAACCACAGCAAAACCAAAATCAACACCCACTTCTGTGAGTAAATCTTCTAGTTTTCAGCGTTTGGAAATTGATTCGGAATTGGAAGAATTGAAAAGTCAATTCTTGGGTGGTGGTAAACCTCAACCAAATCCAGCACAACCACCAAAACCAATTGCTCCGCCTGCTAATAACAGCGTCATAGATAATGAGTTAGAAGAGTTAAAAGCTCAATATTTGAGGAATAATAATTCACAAAATCAATAGTTACATGAATTTTTTTTCTCACGCAGAGGCGCGGAGGCGCAAGAGAAGAAATATGAGGAATAACCTAGTAAAATTAAAGTAGGTTTATTCAGCTTCTATTGCAATTGTAAATTTTAGTTCTGCTGATAGAAGCTCGACTCGCATTAAAGCGAGTAATCTGGGAAAATCAAGTCTGTCTATCTGCTAGGTAATTTGCAATAAGTATAATGATACAGATTCAGTCGGAAGTCAAGCGTGTAGAAGAACTGCGCCAGTTGTTGCAACAAGCTAGCTATGCTTATTATGTCCTAGATACTCCAATGATGGAAGATGCTGTCTATGACCAGCTTTATCGAGAATTACAAGAGTTAGAAATTAAATATCCCGAATTAATTACACCTGATAGTCCTACTCAGCGCGTGGGTGAGAAACCAGCTACACATTTTTCTTCGGTACGTCATAATATTCCTCTGTACAGTTTGGAGAATGCTTTTAATATTGATGAATTGCAAATATGGGATCAGCGTTGGCGGCGACAAACACCGAAAATAGAAGCGGTGGAATATGTCTCGGAACTCAAAATTGATGGTTCGGCTTTGGCTTTGACTTATGAAAATGGCGTTTTAGTTAGAGGTGTCACTAGGGGTGATGGGGTAGTGGGTGAAGATATTACCCAAAATGTGCGGACAATTCGCTCTATTCCCTTGCGTTTGAATTTCGCCGGTGCTAAAAGTTTAGAAAAGATAGAAGTACGTGGTGAGGTGTTTTTACCTTTGGAAGTGTTTAAACAAATTAACGCGGAACGACAAAAAGCCGGTGAAAATTTATTTGCTAATCCCCGCAATGCCGCAGCTGGTACACTCAGGCAATTAGACCCCCGCATTGTCGCCCGGCGACGGTTGGATTTCTTTGCTTACACACTGCACATTTCTGGTATGGATGATGCCAGTATTGCTAATACTCAATGGGAAGCTTTGGATTTATTGGAAAAAATGGGTTTTCCCGTTAACCCCAATCATAAGCTCTGTGCTTCGATCTCAGAGGTAGCAGAATATTATCAATCTTGGGATACAAAACGGCTTAATCTACCTTACATGACTGATGGGGTGGTTGTCAAGTTAAATCCTTTTAAGTTACAAGAACAGCTTGGTTTTACGCAAAAGTTTCCCAGATGGGCTGTAGCTTTGAAGTACGCAGCTGAGGAAGCGCCGACAAGGGTGGAAAATATTTCGGTGAATGTGGGACGCACTGGGGCGTTAACGCCTTTGGCCCAAATGCGCCCTGTACAATTAGCGGGAACGACTGTTTCTCGCGCTACTTTACATAATAGCGATCGCATCCTGGAATTAGATATCCGCATTGGTGATACTGTCATTGTTCGCAAAGCTGGGGAAATTATCCCGGAAGTGGTGCGGGTATTAAAAGAACTTCGTCCAGATGATACCCAACCCTTTATTATGCCCACCCATTGTCCTGTCTGCGGTCAACCCGTGGTGCGAGAATCAGGTGAGGCGGTGACTCGCTGCGTTAATGCTTCCTGTGCGGCTATTCTCAGAGGCGAAATTGAACATTGGGTGAGTCGCGATGCTTTGGATATTAAAGGTATGGGGGAAAAGCTGGTACATCAACTTGTAGATCGACATTTGGTGCATTCTGTTGCTGATTTATATGACTTGACAACAGAAAGATTATGTGTATTGGAAAGGATGGCACAAAAATCAGCCCAAAAATTGATTGATGCGATCGCCCAATCAAAAAACCAACCTTGGTCTAGGGTATTATATGGTTTAGGCATCCGTCACGTTGGCAGTGTGAATGCTCAATTATTAACTCAGAAATATCCCACAGTTGAAGAGTTAGCTTCAGCCAAGCAATCAGATATTGCGGGAATTTACGGTATTGGTGCAGAAATTGCTCAATCTGTATATCAGTGGTTCCGCATTGACGCGAATCATGTTTTGATTGAACGTCTCAAAGTCGCAGGATTGCAATTGGCTGCTAATGAGGAAACCACAACAGCTGCTGATGGTAATCAAAAGTTAGCTGGTAAAACTTTTGTGATTACTGGTACTCTTCCGAGTTTATCACGAGATGAGGCTAAGGCTTTAATTCAAAAGGCTGGGGGTAAGGTGACTAATTCGGTGAGTAAAAAAACTGATTATTTGCTATTAGGTGAAGATGCTGGTTCTAAGTTGGAAAAGGCGCAAGGGTTGGGAATTACTCAGTTGAGTGAGGCGCTTTTGTTGGAGATGTTGTCAGAGTAACGTTAGCGTAGCGTGCGCGCAGCGCATACTGCACCAGGCGCAGAGGAGGCGGAGAGAAGACTTTCTAGAGACGCGATTTATCGCTTATGTCTATACTTTGCAAGTAAATGAACTACACATTTTATATATTATAAATCTTGTGGGGTGGGCATCTTGCCCGCCCTGTACTTATTCAGATGAGATGTGCTGTATAAGCGAAGATTTAACGAACACAGATGAACACAGATGAACACAGATAAATTTCAATACAGCACTCTTACTCATGGAGAGGATATTCAGCAACTGGGATCTATCCTTGAACAGTGTTTTATCATGTCTGCTGGTGATAGCGAAATCTACATGAAGCGCCTTGGTGTGGAGAAGTTTCGCGTTATCCATCAAGAACAGCACGTTGTCGGTGGTCTGGGAATTATCCCTATGGGTCAATGGTTGGGTGGTCAGTGTGTACCTATGACTGGAATCGCTGCGGTGGGTATTGCTCCAGAATATCGCGGTAGTGGCGCTGCGATCGCACTCATCGAAAATACTATTCAAGAACTTGAACAGCAGGAAGTTCCGATTTCGGTTCTCTATCCCGCTACTCAACGTCTTTATCGCAAAGCTGGATACGAACAAGGCGGAAGTTATTGCACTTGGGAAATTTCTACTGACAATATTCAGGTAAAAGAAACATCTTTACTTTTACAGCCTGTAGATCCTCAAAATTATCTCATCTTTGAGAAATTGTATCAGCAACAGGCAAAACTCATTCATGGTTATTTAGACCGACATCCCGCAATTTGGCAAGGTTTAACTCAACCAGATGCTCACGAAACAGTCTATGGTTATTTAATTGGTGACAAAGACCAACCCCAAGGTTACATTATTTTTACTCAAGAACGCAGCAAAGATGGCACAATGCT encodes:
- a CDS encoding type II toxin-antitoxin system PemK/MazF family toxin, which codes for MTKPKTLEIWLVRFPFSDLTSTKLRPALVLAEHREELIILGIFSKIPVGKLRETWVLIPDTHPAFSQTGLKKISLIRADKIATVNESVFQRQLGSLPSDMFTLVQTALKCALNIT
- a CDS encoding Uma2 family endonuclease, producing the protein MTQLKTKLTLEEFLALPESELAYEFVDGEAVPKYKNEQMSPKFFHGATTGALFILLSTWAQEKGRVVVEWGIKLTRNQESWIPVPDLTYISYNRLPADWLEDEACPVIPELVIEIISPGQTFGDMIEKATYYLQAGISLVWIVDTISQTITLFTASSLPLTFRDNQIISHEILPELEITPHTIFQRAGLIR
- a CDS encoding serine/threonine-protein kinase: MSYCLNSHCLQPENAADVKFCLSCGSKLLLKDRYRAIKPIGQGGFGKTFLAVDEDKPSKPSCVIKQFYPQAQGTNNVQKAVELFTLEAVQLDDLGQHPQIPALLAYFTQDDRQYLVQEFIDGQNLAQELAQKGAFSESQIWQLLKDLLPVLQFCHSRGVIHRDIKPENILRDSHAKLVLVDFGASKSATGTALNQTGTSIGTPEYVAPEQMRGRAIFASDIYSLGATCIHLLTARSPFDSYDINNDTWIWQQLLQTPLSPKLNRILEKMLVSIPKRRYQTADEVLKDLNQSPVVATPATTAKPKSTPTSVSKSSSFQRLEIDSELEELKSQFLGGGKPQPNPAQPPKPIAPPANNSVIDNELEELKAQYLRNNNSQNQ
- the ligA gene encoding NAD-dependent DNA ligase LigA — its product is MIQIQSEVKRVEELRQLLQQASYAYYVLDTPMMEDAVYDQLYRELQELEIKYPELITPDSPTQRVGEKPATHFSSVRHNIPLYSLENAFNIDELQIWDQRWRRQTPKIEAVEYVSELKIDGSALALTYENGVLVRGVTRGDGVVGEDITQNVRTIRSIPLRLNFAGAKSLEKIEVRGEVFLPLEVFKQINAERQKAGENLFANPRNAAAGTLRQLDPRIVARRRLDFFAYTLHISGMDDASIANTQWEALDLLEKMGFPVNPNHKLCASISEVAEYYQSWDTKRLNLPYMTDGVVVKLNPFKLQEQLGFTQKFPRWAVALKYAAEEAPTRVENISVNVGRTGALTPLAQMRPVQLAGTTVSRATLHNSDRILELDIRIGDTVIVRKAGEIIPEVVRVLKELRPDDTQPFIMPTHCPVCGQPVVRESGEAVTRCVNASCAAILRGEIEHWVSRDALDIKGMGEKLVHQLVDRHLVHSVADLYDLTTERLCVLERMAQKSAQKLIDAIAQSKNQPWSRVLYGLGIRHVGSVNAQLLTQKYPTVEELASAKQSDIAGIYGIGAEIAQSVYQWFRIDANHVLIERLKVAGLQLAANEETTTAADGNQKLAGKTFVITGTLPSLSRDEAKALIQKAGGKVTNSVSKKTDYLLLGEDAGSKLEKAQGLGITQLSEALLLEMLSE
- a CDS encoding GNAT family N-acetyltransferase; the protein is MNTDKFQYSTLTHGEDIQQLGSILEQCFIMSAGDSEIYMKRLGVEKFRVIHQEQHVVGGLGIIPMGQWLGGQCVPMTGIAAVGIAPEYRGSGAAIALIENTIQELEQQEVPISVLYPATQRLYRKAGYEQGGSYCTWEISTDNIQVKETSLLLQPVDPQNYLIFEKLYQQQAKLIHGYLDRHPAIWQGLTQPDAHETVYGYLIGDKDQPQGYIIFTQERSKDGTMLRVRDWTMLTNAAVRTFWAFIANHRSQIDQVQWKSSVIDSLTLLLPEQTAKIIQNQRWMLRIINLVKALEMRGYPPGVSAQLHLEVKDDLLTANNGKFILSVADGRGEVTKGGKGELQLDIKGLAPLYTSLFTPQQLQLTGKLHATETALLTATQIFAGASPAMADFF